The Streptomyces achromogenes genome window below encodes:
- a CDS encoding 3-oxoacid CoA-transferase subunit A — translation MSRADIVDSTDAAVAGIEDGSTVLVGGFGLAGMPFDLIDALIRQGAKDLTIVSNNAGNGDVGLAALLAAGRVRKVLCSFPRQADSWVFDGLYRAGKIELEVVPQGNLAERMRAAGAGIGAFYCPTAVGTPLAEGKEVREIDGRTYLLEYPVKGDYALIGAHLADTLGNLVYRKTARNFGPVMATAATTTIVQVDEIVAPGTLDPEAVVTPSIYVDRVVQVAARRYTVQGAR, via the coding sequence GTGAGCCGGGCGGACATCGTCGACAGCACCGACGCCGCGGTCGCCGGGATCGAGGACGGGTCCACGGTCCTCGTCGGTGGCTTCGGCCTGGCCGGGATGCCGTTCGACCTGATCGACGCGCTCATCCGGCAGGGGGCGAAGGACCTCACGATCGTGTCCAACAACGCGGGCAACGGTGACGTCGGGCTGGCCGCGCTGCTGGCCGCCGGCCGGGTGCGCAAGGTGCTCTGCTCCTTTCCGCGCCAGGCCGACTCCTGGGTCTTCGACGGCCTCTACCGCGCGGGAAAGATCGAGCTGGAGGTCGTGCCGCAGGGCAATCTCGCCGAGCGGATGCGTGCGGCCGGGGCCGGCATCGGCGCGTTCTACTGCCCGACCGCGGTCGGCACACCGCTCGCCGAGGGCAAGGAGGTCCGCGAGATCGACGGCCGCACGTACCTGCTGGAGTACCCCGTCAAGGGCGACTACGCACTGATCGGCGCGCACCTCGCGGACACGTTGGGCAACCTCGTCTACCGCAAGACCGCCCGCAACTTCGGACCGGTCATGGCCACGGCCGCGACGACGACCATCGTCCAGGTCGACGAGATCGTCGCGCCCGGGACACTCGACCCCGAGGCCGTCGTCACGCCGTCCATCTACGTCGACCGGGTCGTCCAGGTGGCGGCCCGTCGCTACACCGTCCAGGGGGCACGATGA